The genomic segment CAGAGTAGATGTCTTAGAACAACGCAAGTGTGTTGTCTCACAGCTCTGAGTGGCCAGGAGTCAAATCCATGCCTCTCTCCGAACTTCTCGTGGCCTCAGGTGTTCTTTGGCTGGTAGGGGCGTTGCTCTAGTCCCGTGACCGGCTTCTCCACAGGAGCCTTCacgtcatcttccctctgtgtgtgttcaTCTCTGTCCAGatatcccctttttataaggatgctAGCTGTGTTGGATTACGACCCATttgaatgacctcattttaactcgATGACCTCcataaaggccctgtctccaaataaggtcagatTCTGAGGTCCTTGGGGTAAGGACTCCAGCAAATCTTGAAGGGGCACAGTGTAACCTGTAGCAGTAGGTTTTTGTGAACACAAGTGAGTTCTCAGTTTCTTTAGTGCTCACCTGTGAGCTTGTTGAGACCAGGTCGTGTGTCTTATGTGTCTCTGTATCCCTAATGCCCCCCTTTGCCAGGCCCTTGTGGAGGGGCCCCCGTGTGTGTAGGATGGATGCGTTATAGAGATTCACGCTAATTGCAGCTCCGTCTTGGTGATGCTTCCACACCAGTGCCCACGCCGTAGCTGCAttctttttcctgcctcacaGGACCTACTTTATCTACTTGGTCTCCCGTCCCGTTGGTGGACATGCAGCTGTTTCCTGTCTTTTGCTGCAGTGAATTCTCTCAGGTGTGCAAGGTAACTAGAGGataaattcttcttcttctttttttgtagtttttatttatttttattgaaatatattaataattgacttaacagtgttgtgtttcaggtgtacagcaaagtgattcagttacgcatacacacatacatacatattctttttcagattcttttcccttatagggtattacaaaatattgagtagagtttcctgtgctatacagtaggtccttgttggttatctcttttatatatagtagtgtgtatattttaatcccaaactcctaatttatttctcccttccctgctttggtaaccataagtttgttttctatgtctgtgggtctatttctgttttgtgtgtaagttcatttgtatcatttttcttagatttcacaaataaataatatataatatttgtctttttttgacttcacttagtataataatctctgggtccatccatggcattatttcattgcttttatgtctgagtaatgttccattgtatatatgtaccgcatcttctttatccattcctctgttgatggacacttaggttgcttccgtgtcctggctgttgtaagtagtgctgtggtgaacactggggtgtgtgtaccttttagaattagagttttctccttatatatgcccaggagtgggattgtaggatcatatggtagctctagttttagttttttgtggaacctccacaaactggctgcaccagtttacatcctcaccaacagtttaggagaggggtcccttttctccacagcctctccagcatttattacttgtagacgttttgatgatggccgttctgaccggcgtgaggtggtacctcattgtacttctgatttgcatttctctaataattaccgatgttgagcatcttttcatgtgcctttgggctgtttgtatgtcttctttgaagaaatgtctatttagatcttctacctattttttgatttggttttttttatgttgagttttatgagctgtttgtatattttggagattaatcccttgttggttgcatcatttacaaatattttctccattttgtaggttgtctttttgttcatggttcctttatttttgtttttgtttccattactctaggagatggatccaaatatatattgctgtgatttatgtcaaaaagtgttctgcctatgttttcctctgagagttttacagTATCGCGTCTTGCACTTAGATCTCTAATCCAGAGGATAAATTCTTGGAAGTGCTAATTGCTCAGGCAAAAGCACATAGGTCATAAATTGTGATGAGCATCACTAAAATAAAGTTAgtagagggaattccctagcggtccagtggttaggactccatgctttcactgccgagggcgtgggttcgatccttggtcggggaactaagatcctgcaagctgcgccgtgcggccaaaaatttaaaagaataaataaaataaacttggtAGAGGTTATGCCCAGTGAAGTTCTTGTCAGTGTGTGGTCGCCTGCTCCCTGGGAGGTGTTCTCGCTCCTGCCAGACGCTGTTCCGAGTGCCGAATCCCCAGATGACTGCAGCCACTGCTGCTAACGCACCCCCAGGCTGTCCTGGGAGCGCTGACAGATTCGGGGTTCGGCCTGAGATGGTTGGACTCAGGAGCGTGTGCCACAAAGCCCTCCGCCATCATGCCCGTCCTCCCAGGCGGGCCAGCAGGGGCCACCCGGCTCCGCCCTGCCCATCCCTGAAGTGGGAATTGTATCTCCTCCTccgtttattttgcatttctcttatgttGAATGAGGCTGAGCATCCTTTGCATGTTTTAAAGTGTTAAATCATTTTTCTAGtggtaaacttttaaaaaattgacatgtAAGATCAatctctatatatgtgtgtttgttctttatatatatagacatctataaaatatacacactcatatatgtgtgcatttttttttaattgcctgtGATAGGAGTTGCAAAGTATTTTTTTCACCCAGTTTGCCATTTCTCTTGATTTAATTTAGGGAATTTGGAGCTTTTTGGTGGTTTTCCATGGGAAACATACTTAAGTAGTAAAATTCAAATGCATGTCTTTTGTGGCTCCTTGGTTTAGAATCGTAACTACAGAGGCTTCTTCCTTAGCAGTCGTACAAAAGAGAGACTTCTGTGGTTTCTCCTGTGCTGTTACAGTCTCATTTCTCAAATTGAAATCTGATGCATTTGAAGTTTATCTGGGAATAAAGTGAGAGGTAGGGAACGTATTTAATCACGTGGCATTTGTAATTTTAATGTGTGGTAAAATCGATCTTTCTCTTGttaccttaaaaaatttttttttcttatttttgtttattgcttttctcATAGGAAGTTTAGAATCAGATTGTCCAGTTctgtgaagaaaatatttctgcaaCTTGAGTGGGGTCACCCTAGACTTATGAGGGAAAGTGTCCGTCTTTATGGTATTGTCATAAAGATGACAATACACCTTGTCAATACACCATAAAGATGACATCCATACACCTTGTCATCCATTCAAGCATTTTGGGGGGCTCCTTGTCATTATAATGCATTCTTAGAGATTTAGTGACGTCTTAAGTCTGTTTTGAGGTATGgtctttttattgattttgttacCTCTTGTTGTCTTGCTGTGTCTTGAACTCATTTCTCTGCTTTATGTCCTTATTTGAGAGAGTTTAAAAATTCATGGTGCTCTACCTGGTCATAAACATCGTGTGCTCAGTAGAGGCGTGTCTAGCGGTTATTGGTGTTTTCTGTCCTGTCCTCTTTCCGTTTGACTCTCGGTTCCTTGTCTGCTGGTTCCTCCACTATTGTGACTCCTCTGGACTGAAGCACATGCTTCCTGGCCCAGCTTTTACAGGAGCTCCGTGTCAGGGAGGGCCAGAGCCGTGTTCCAGGTGACAGGGACCATCCCTTGGACACAGGCCTGTCCTTGCCGGCCCACTGCCAGGCTGCCCCCTCCAGAGACAGCTCAGCTGTGCTTCCTGGGCACCCGGACTTCTGACATCTGGGAACATGGTGCCCAGCCAGGGCCAGGGACACTCCTGCCTCCAGGCAGGAGCCCAGGTGTGACGCCAACTTTGGAGACGTCTGCGGGCTTTGGCTAAGCTTGCCTTATGGCCCCCTGTTTTTTTCCTCATACAGTTTCTCAAACTGAGATATTCACATAGGATTCATTCTTTCAAAGTGTACAAATCAGTGGTTATGGTACATCACAGTGCTGTGCAGTCATTGCCACTACCTGATACCAGAACGTTTTCGTCTCTCTGAGAAGGAAACCCCTAGCTCACTGGCAGCCACTCCCTGTCCCCACTCCAGCCCCAGGACCACCGTCCCACCTCCCGGGCCTGTGGGTGACCTGTCCTGGACGTTTCACACGCACAGAGCCATCCGGCGTGTGCTCTCTcaggtctggcttctttcacagaGCTTCCTGTTTTCACGGTTCATCACATTGTCACGTCGTGTgtgtttttattgccaaataatgttTCGTTGTATAGATAAACCACATTTTGgtcatccattcatcagatgatggcCTTGGAATTGCTTCCACTTTTGGGTTGTTACCAATACAGCCAGCCATTCACGTGTGAGTTTTTGGGTAGACATACGTTTTCAGTTCTTTCGGGTCTGTACCTGGGAGTGGAGTTGTTAGCTCACGTGGTTATctgtttgtcatttttcttttaaattttggccGTGCGGCCTtgtggatctcagttccccgaccaggggttgaacccgtgcctCAGCTGTgcgagcacagagtcctaaccactagaccaccagggagctGCCTGTTTGTCTTTCTGGGGAAGCGCCAGATGGCTTCTCTAATGGCTGCACCATCTTACAGCCTGCGCCCTGCCCCAGGCAGCGTCAGAGGGCTCCAGGTGCCCTGCCCCTTGGCCCTCTGCAGTTCTGGGCTGGGGCGTGGGAGGTAGCTCCTCCTGCTGGGCCACCTCAGTTCCATTTGcaggctcccccctccccagcacctGGGCGTCCCCTCACgcgcagtgtgtgtgtgtctctcgtTCCTAACGCTTTGGGGTGACTGCCGAGGGTGCAGCCTGCCATCTGGGTGGAGGTACTTAGTTTGAGAGTTAGGTATGGGGGGGGCTTCTTTGTTATGTTTTTTACATAACTTTAGTTTGCCAGGGACACGTTTTCACTCTTTAACTCATAGTAAGTGACAgataaaattgtttttcatttcgtgccttttgtttttgtttttgcggtacaccggcttctcactgttggccttttgtttttaatgtaggaAAGAGTTGATAGCTCAGCTAAATACAGGGGGGAAGGTGGTAGACGGGCTCATTCTTCTAAAACATCAAAAAAGCCCCCAgcacaaatgttaaaaaataaataagcgtTTACCGTTTTTGCCACACGTCAAGAGaacttatttctgtgtatttcaaGAGACAGGCGTTTAGAGTTGGGTCAGCTGGCCCCGGGCCCTGTGCTTGGCCAAGGGGCGGCGCCCAGCCTCAGGCGGGAATGCCGGAGCCTTGACGCTTCGGCCTCGGCTGCGCatgcgcgggggggggggggatgcgGGGCTCAGCCAGGCATTCTGTCTGGACCACCGCTGGGGGCAGGCGGGCCGGGGCTTCCGGGGCAGGTGAGGGGATCCTGATTCCTGAGGGTGGCGGGAAGCTGGGCATGAGGGTTAAGCCAGAGCCTGAGGGGATGGATGGGCCAGCGCAGGCGAGGGGGAGCTGCCAGGTGAGGGGTGACGGTGGACCAGGAGCTCGGGTGGGAGAGGGCAGGTGCGAGCGGGGCCGTATTCAGGCTCGGGCCCGCGTCGGGGCCTTAAGCAGCGGCGACCGCGGGCCGCTGTGGCTACTCGCAGCTGTGGGAGGAGGCGGCACCTCGAGCGCAGCAGACACGCCGGCCACGGCCTGTCCCCGGAGCCAGGTCCCCCAGGTCCTCGGGGCGGACCGGCCTCCTGCGGGCTCTCCTCTGTCACGTGAGCCCGTCACATGGCCATGGGGCGTGCGGGGACTTGCCCCTGTTCTCCCGGCGGCCTTTCGTACCCAGTCCCTTCCCAGCCGCCGCAGGTGCCGAGCCGCGGCGTTGGCCTGCCCACCCCGGTGCTCCCCACACCCCAGACGCCCCAGTGGCAGGTTCCCCAGCAGGGGGCGGGAACGGCCCCCCGTCTTGGGCGGCCCTTCTGTTTGCCGGGCCGCTGTACCCGGAGGCGATGGGGAGATGCGGGAGCAGCCGGCGAGGTGTGGGCatgcggcggggcggggcgggggggggctctCCTGAGGGCGGGACCGGCATGGGGGCGGTGGCTGAAGAGACTGGGTCCCGCCCCGTGCGCGCAGAAGCTCCGGCGGGCTTGAAGGGGGCTCCTTCCTGTGTCTGAACGAGCAAAGGTGCGCCCCACAGACCTGAGCCAGGGGTGGCAGGGTGGGGTCGGCGACAAGGACTGCCATCTCTCCTCTCCCGGCAGATGAAAGGTGCCCTCACAGAGATCATCCAGCTCGCCACCCTGGACTCGGACCCCTGGGTTCTCATGGTGGCCGACATTCTGAAGTCCTTTCCTGACACCGGATCTCTTAACCTTGACCTCGAAGAGCAGAATCCCAACGTTCAAGATATTTTAGGAGAACTTAGAGAAAAGGGTAGGTTGGGTGTGTTTGCTTTACGCTGGGCGGAGGGAGATGGGTCTTCCTTTAAACCCTCTTTTGTAACATGAGTTTGACTTCGAGAGTGTCGCACGCTGTGCTGTGTCGTGCTGGCTGTATCCGTGCACCCCTGCCCCGGGCGCTGCTGGCTGGCTTTTGGCCAGTCTTTGACAGGAGCAGCCCAGAGGCTCCCTCCTCACTGTACGTGCTCTATCCTTCACATTCACGCACCCCTCTCCGCActcagctccatgagggcacGGGCTCTGCCCCCTCAGAGCCTAGAACATTCCCTGGCACGGAGTAGATGCTCATAACTGTGTGTTGAAAATATCAGCAGTTTACTTGTCTGGAACACGAACTGAAAACCACTTAGAACATATAAAGATGGGAAGGTCTGTTCCTCCCTGAATTCCTCTCCTAGTTTGGAGAATTGGAACTGCAGCCCTTTAaagatggaacctgtgcccctgcgGTCCCGCAGGGGCGGTGGCCTGGCCGTCCCCAGGGGTGGCTGCCAGTGCCTCCTCTTAACTGTGAGATGATCGCTTTTACTCGGTAGGCTTTCGCTTGACTTGTAACTGCCCACAAGCTACATGGATGCTTCCAGAGCATTGGAACGCAAACCCAAGATGTTTCTGTCCTGGTGATTAGCTTGATGAGGGTCCAGACAGGTCCACGCCCTCCTGGGTGTCCTCTctctggtgggaggggcctgctcTGTCTTCTGCCCAGGGGCTTCTGGGCGTGCCTCCCGGGGGCAGGAAGAACAGCGGTGGCGCTGGTCTGTGCTCCCCACCCAGGGCCTTCTCCCGAGCTCTAACTGCCTGGTGAACCCACAGACCTGGGGAACGTGCCTGGGTGCTTCTTGTGGGGGCCAGGATTCAGAGGGTCCAGGAGAAACCATCCGCGGGGGCCGTGGGGACTGAGGGGGAACCCGGGATGGCCCCGGGCTTCCCCTTCCTACGGCGCTTGCTCTAGGGGTGCACAGAGCCCCTTCCAAACGTAGCTGATGGACATCTGTGGTGGGGCCGGGTGCTTCTGCCTTTAAAAAGCCCCACAGGGATTCTGCGGAGCCCTCCTGTCCTGCCCTTGACCTTTGGCCCAGGTTGGTGGCCTTGACTGCTGGCCTGTGGCAGGCAGGCAGTGGATACTTGTTTTCTGTTCTGAGATCGAAGCAGAAGCTCCACTGCTATAAACAGGAAACTGTGCGTTTTCACGTTAGCGGTGAAAATCGGGCCTGCGTAAGGGAAATGCACCTCCTAACATGTTGGTTCTCGAACGAGCAGTGAACGAGTGTGAGGCGTCGGCCATGCTGCCGCTGGAGTGCCAGTACTTGAATAAAAACGCCCTGACGACCCTCGCTGGGCCCCTCACTCCCCCAGTGAAACATTTTCAGTTGAAAAGGAAGCCGAAGAGTGCCACGCTGAGGGCCGAGCTCCTGCAGAAATGTGAGTCCCGCTGTCGGCACGCGGGTGTGGGGCGGGTGCGCCTGGCCTAGGGCGCACGGGGACTCGTCGGGACCCTCCTCAGCGGGGGCTGCCTTGCCCGGCCTGGAAGGTCCAGCAGATTTGGGAAAACTGACTGCCGAGCAAATCATGCTTTTGTCCTAtgtctgtagtttttatttttagatttcttttaggTTTTATGGTACCTAACTGTCTTTTAAAGACAGAGTTCTacgtagtttttttctttttttcttagaaatttatTGATTGCTACGCTGAACTGTGTGTTCTAAAAATCTACTTTAGAAACTTCCGAATTTTCAGGTTAAAGTATTTGTAATCTTTGTTCCAAAAATGAAATCTACCAACTGAGTCACACGGGTGATGAGACAGGCAGCCTGGAAGAGATTGGAGAGGCTGCGTCCTAACTCCTGTAGCCCTGCCTCATTCTTGCAGATGATCTCAATTTGACTTTAAAGCTGTTTGGtcattttgttcatgtttttTTAAGTAGTGGTTTCTAAAATGTACATGGAAGATACTTGCTCGGAAAAAGGCCAGGAAATGGATTCCTTTGACTGGTAGCAGAACTTTTATTGCAAGTGGTTATGGTGTTGGTATTAATAACCCGTATAAATGCCCCGTTTTCAAAGAATCCCAATAAAACACAGCAGCCATCGTGACTCTCGGTTCCAGATGGACAGCGTCCTGGGGTCAGCACTGCGCTGTGGCTTCATGGAGCTGGCAGTGCGCGGCCCGGGCCCCCAGCCCCCTGGGCAACTCCCAGGCCCCTCCGTGCGGTCAGCAGTGgcacctgcccccagccccccatgGCAGAACCTGGTGCCGGGTGGGCGTGGGGCTCCCGTCCCTCCCCGAGCTTGTTTCCTGCCTCGCGTTGATGCTTCTGTGAAGGGAAGGGTGAGGTTGTGCCAGGCGACCACCCACCAGTGAGGACGCTTCATCGgggcccctcccgcccccccaccccgggaggTGCAGCCGCCAGAGCCCTACTTGCTGCAAGTGTAGTTCTCTACACCAGGCGTCCCCAACCCCGGGGCCATGGACCGGGACCGCGggctgttaggaaccgggctgcgcagcaggaggtgagcagcgggcaaaggagcgagcgaagcttcatctgccgctccccgccgctcgcattacctcctgaaccatcccccgCCAACCCCAGTACGAGGAAaagttgtcttccacgaaaccgaaaccggtccctggtgccaaaaaggttggggaccgctgccctaCACAGAAAGCGTAGTTGTAACGTTTGAAAGCAGACGAGCGAGCGTCTGTGCTCCAGTCCTTGCAACTCGACCTTCTTTGTAAATCCCACGGATGGAGGCGCTGTCGTCGGTGGGCGCTGACGCAGGCCACCTTGTCTTACAGCCACCGAGACCGCCCAGCAGCTGAAGAGGAGTGCGGGGGTGCCCTTCCATGCCAAGGGCCGGGGGCTGCTGCGGAAGATGGACACCACGAGTAAGGCCGGGCCGCTGCGGGGTCGGAGGGGAGGGCTCGCCCTTCCTCGGGAGCTCAGTCGTTGAACTTTGACCTGACTGGGCCACGGGCCCTGCGGTGCTGCCGGCTCTGTTGTGTGAAATGAGGGGGTCTCTTCCGCTTACGGAGGGTCCGGAAGGCTCCGCCTGAGATGAGGAAAGACCGGGATTGGAGGGAGACGCTCAGTCTCGGTTCTCGCTCGTCCTTATGGCCGTGGAGGGCATGGGCCGCCGCCTCCGCCCCAGGTCCTGCCGCCTGCGGCCCCGTGCCGGCCCCAGGTTCTCCGTGGGGCGAGGGCTCTACAAGCTCGAGGCTGACCGGGCCGCCGTCGTGTCGTCGGGTCTGCGCCCTCGTCCCTCCCTCGGGGCCGGAGCGCACCTCttgctccctgcccaccccacgcTGCCCAGGCCCAGGGCCGACCGGACAGGGCAGGTGGGTCGGTGAGAGCAGCAGCCAGGCTGCCACGGGAGCCTGAGGGGCTCGTGGGGGTCCTCCCTGCGGGGCCCACAGCCCACAGCACTCAGGTGGGAGCTGCCGTCTTGGTGTCGGCCGACTCAGCACTGTTGGGGGGGGCCCAGCCCCGTCTCCTCAGGGCCCGCTGTTGCCTTGGGTGGGGCCCTCGCTGTAATgtccctgcctgccccccacGTGCCAGTCCCCCTGACAAAGCTcccctcaccttccttcccacactcCGGCCGGGCGCCCCGACCCAGCGTGCCCACGGTGCGGTTCAGGGGTGCTTCCTGCTTCCCTGCCCTGTCCCATTGGCCGTGCCAAGGGGCCACCTGTGCACCGGGCCTGGGACGCCGTACATGATCTTGGTGTGAGTCAGCCCTGGTGTCTGCTCGCTGAGCACTGGGGCGGGGCCCAGTGGCAGGAATGGGGAGGCACTGGATGCCTGGGGAAGGGGCCAGGCCCCCTTCAGAAGGAGGCGTTCCTCATGTGTCAGGTGCCTTCCCCTTGAGAGAGATGAGGGGCCGGgcccaggggaagagggagggtgaTTCTGGCTGCAGCGTGGGGCCTCTAGCCTGTAACACATCTGTTAACCCCGAGGTGCAAGAAAGAAGTGGAAGCTGAGAGTCCTGTCTGTGGTGATAAAGGACTGGGTGTGGCGTCTCTGTTGGTTTGGCATCTTGGGCAGAGACGTCAGTTTGGCTGTGGTGTCGCTGGTTGCCTCGGCGTGCTCTTCTGGGCAGGCCGACCCGATGCCCCGGTGCTTGGGCACGGGGAGGTGCCCCTGGCACCTGCCCTCGCGGAGGCGCAGCACTTCTGGGGGAGCACTTGGCAGGCCAGCAGGGGTGGCTCTGGCGGAGACAGGCAAGCGGAATACGCAGCGGTGGCGGAGTAGCCGCTCCGCGAGGCCCCCTGACGGCCCGTCCTCTCCGCAGCCCCGCTCAAAGGCATCCCGAAGCAGGCGCCCTTCCGAAGCCCCACCGCCCCCAGCGTCTTCAGCCCCGCGGGGAACCGCACTGCCATCCCGCCGTCGAGGACGCCCCTGCGGAAGGAGAGGGGCGTGAAGGTGGGCGTGTCCCCTGGCAGCCCCGCCCACGCGGGACCAGCCGCGCTCCTTCCGTGGGGCTGAGGGTGGGCTTCTGTCTGTGTCGGCAGCTCCTCGACATCTCCGAGCTGGATATGGTCGGGGCCGGCCGGGAGgccaagaggaggaggaagacccTGGGTGCGTATTGGGGCCCGTCCGCCCGCGGAGGCCCTGGTCTCTCGTCTACCGAGACGGAGACCGCCTCCGGCTGGAGAGGGGCAAGCCTGCGGGGCAGACCTGTCCTCAGAGTCGCCGCCGCCTCGGGCCGGGAGGGCCGCCGCCCGGGGCGCTGAGGCCTGTGCTCTGCCCGCAGACGCGGAGGCGGTGGAGAAGCCAGCCAAGGAAGAGACGGTCGTGGAGAACGCCACCCCCGACTACGCGGCCGGCCTGGTGTCCACACAGGTAAGGGCTGCAGGGCCGCGGGCGGCCGGAGCACATGCCCCCATTCCCAGCGTTAGCCGCGGAGGCACGTTCCGTGGGAGCACATGCGCGGACGCACACGTATGTACGTGGACACACGCAGAAGAGGTGGCGCCGGCGGGGCGCTGGCGTGCCCGCGGGCCCAGGTTTGGACAGCGCCACGCGCTCAGGGCTCCTCGGCGTCCCCCGTCCCGCAGGGGTGGTAGGGCGGCCTTGCGGGAGGCCCCTCGCTGCCGGTGCGGCCTGCCTGGAGGGGCTGGGCAGCCAGGCGCCCTGTGTCTGTCATTTCTGGGTGGTGGGAAACTTCTCATTGCAGAGCTGTGTTTTCTTACTTTATTGAAAGGAGTGTCTTCCTTTTCTCATAtgcttttgtggttttaaaaaaaaaaaaatttcttcttaccTCAAAGATGGCTGGTTTGGGAGGGTCCCTAACCAAACAGGGACAGCCTCGCCCCACCCTGCGCCCTCCCAACAAGGCAGCTCCAGGATGGGGGCGGCGGCAGGGCCGGACGCTTGGGGTCCAGCACTGCTGAGCGCGGGGCCCCTGGCCTGGAGCAGTCTCCATCCCTGGGGACAGCAGTGCCCCCAGTCCTGCTCCCGGGGGTGGGGGCCCTCCTGTGGGGCTGGAGGTTTGGGTTCACACTGGGCCGGGACGCTGAGGCCCACAGAGGAGCCGGCCCCATCCAGGACTGGGAGAGGCTCACGCTGAGCCCCCGGGCTGCTTTTGAGAGGAACCATGGTCTCTGTCTTCTAGAAACTCGGGTCTCTGAACAACGAGCCTGCGCTGCCATCCACGAGCTACCTGCCGGCTACGCCCAGTGTGGTCCCTGCCTCATCCTACATCCCCAGCTCCGAGGCCCCGCCAGGTGAGCGGGCACCCAGAGCAGGCAGCACCCACCAGGCAGGGAGCAGCATCTTCCCAGGACTCGCCCACGTGGTGCTTCCTTGGGTGTCAGGACCTCTGCTGGTGCCGCCGGGGCCGGAAGACCCTCCTGCCCAGCACGAGCTTCAAGAAGTAAACCCAGGGGTTTCAGCTGCTTTGCCCTTCACGGGGCCAGACAGGCAGCGCCCCTTCCCTTGTGCGGTGCCAGGTGTGAGGCCCAGTTTGTGAGCGGGAGGGGGGCTGCTGAGGTTACAGTGCCTCAGGGTCCTCATGTAGCCCTAGTTTGAGAAAGAAGGCGCGGAAGGAAAGGTGGAGGGGGATCCGTGGGTTCTGCCCCGAGGCGTTTGCTCCCCGGGCTCAGCGTCGCCTGCCCGGGGGGGAGCTTGGCCTCGGGGAGGGGGTGGCCAGAGAGGGCCTGGGGGTCAGGCAGGCTTGCTGGGCTCCAGGAAGCAGCCCTCCGTCCCCTCGCCAGCGCCCAGGAGCCCATTAGCGCCTGGACGTCTTCCCTGCTGGTCTCGGAAGGCCTGAGCCCTCTGGCTCCCTGCTGGGGCTCTCGGGGGCGTGGGCCCCGTGCCCAGAGGTGCCGCCCGGGGCTCGCACCCCAGCTGCGGGTAGGAGGGCCCAGGCACTTCTCTCGGAGGCGGGGTCCCTGGCCCTGCCGGCCGCCCCCCAGGCCTTGCTCTGCTTGCAGCCCCGCCTGCCCGGGAAGCCAGCCTGCAGGCCAGCCGGCCCCCCGAGGAGCCCAGCGCCCCCAGCCCCGCG from the Lagenorhynchus albirostris chromosome 4, mLagAlb1.1, whole genome shotgun sequence genome contains:
- the NELFA gene encoding negative elongation factor A isoform X1, giving the protein MAMGRAGTCPCSPGGLSYPVPSQPPQVPSRGVGLPTPVLPTPQTPQWQVPQQGAGTAPRLGRPFCLPGRCTRRRWGDAGAAGEMKGALTEIIQLATLDSDPWVLMVADILKSFPDTGSLNLDLEEQNPNVQDILGELREKVNECEASAMLPLECQYLNKNALTTLAGPLTPPVKHFQLKRKPKSATLRAELLQKSTETAQQLKRSAGVPFHAKGRGLLRKMDTTTPLKGIPKQAPFRSPTAPSVFSPAGNRTAIPPSRTPLRKERGVKLLDISELDMVGAGREAKRRRKTLDAEAVEKPAKEETVVENATPDYAAGLVSTQKLGSLNNEPALPSTSYLPATPSVVPASSYIPSSEAPPAPPAREASLQASRPPEEPSAPSPALPAQFKQRAPLYNSGLSPAAPTPAAPTSPLTPTTPPAVAPATQTPPVAMVAPQAQAQPPAQQQPKKNLSLTREQMFAAQEMFKTANKVTRPEKALILGFMAGSRENPCQEQGDVIQIKLSEHTEDLPKSDGQGSTTMLVDTVFEMNYATGQWTRFKKYKPMANAS
- the NELFA gene encoding negative elongation factor A isoform X2, whose protein sequence is MASMRESDTGLWLHNKLGATDELWAPPSIASLLTAAVIDNIRLCFHGLSSAVKLKLLLGTLHLPRRTVDEMKGALTEIIQLATLDSDPWVLMVADILKSFPDTGSLNLDLEEQNPNVQDILGELREKVNECEASAMLPLECQYLNKNALTTLAGPLTPPVKHFQLKRKPKSATLRAELLQKSTETAQQLKRSAGVPFHAKGRGLLRKMDTTTPLKGIPKQAPFRSPTAPSVFSPAGNRTAIPPSRTPLRKERGVKLLDISELDMVGAGREAKRRRKTLDAEAVEKPAKEETVVENATPDYAAGLVSTQKLGSLNNEPALPSTSYLPATPSVVPASSYIPSSEAPPAPPAREASLQASRPPEEPSAPSPALPAQFKQRAPLYNSGLSPAAPTPAAPTSPLTPTTPPAVAPATQTPPVAMVAPQAQAQPPAQQQPKKNLSLTREQMFAAQEMFKTANKVTRPEKALILGFMAGSRENPCQEQGDVIQIKLSEHTEDLPKSDGQGSTTMLVDTVFEMNYATGQWTRFKKYKPMANAS